Proteins from a genomic interval of Kitasatospora herbaricolor:
- a CDS encoding SLC13 family permease: MSDAAVCLTVLAAVIVLFVWNRLPVEAVAFGSALVLYATGVLDAGEVFAGFGDPVVTFVAALFVVSAALQATGLTAWAGRRLSGRGGGPARLVVLAMLPAAGLTALITVTGAVAALLPLVVMLATRAGLPPSRLVLPLVYAGHAGSLLLLIGSPINVIASEAAAESGGHPFGFFDFTVVGLPVLAGTVGLTVLFGHRLLPRRTPGCIPSDLSRHARTLIAHYGLEQGAASLQVPAGSGAVGLAAEELTAGAPAGLAVVGALTADGHDPRGDGALQAGDILIVRGERAATEEFAAAYGLGHLPAPLREHLADVLVNRDSGLVEVVVSPRSTLIGERVFPGMATADGDLVILAVHRSGREAGPERAALRAGDTLLVQGGWQALDRGLEPAADVLVVDSAAEVKAQLAPPGAPARRALAVLAGMVLLLATGAVPAAVAGLLAALAVVLLRVLTPEQAYQGISWTTVVIVGGLFPLSVAIQRSGAADDIAHLVVRAAGGNGHLLLLGVFLLTAVLGQFVSNMATALIVVPIAVSAAQDAGVSVQPLLMCVAVAAAAAVLTPVATPANMMVMGAGGYRFGDYWRYGLPVLGWFLVVTLTVVPLVWRF, translated from the coding sequence ATGAGCGATGCCGCCGTCTGCCTGACCGTCCTCGCGGCCGTGATCGTGCTCTTCGTGTGGAACCGGCTGCCGGTGGAGGCCGTCGCGTTCGGCTCGGCGCTGGTGCTGTACGCCACCGGCGTGCTGGACGCCGGGGAGGTCTTCGCCGGCTTCGGCGACCCGGTGGTGACCTTCGTCGCCGCCCTGTTCGTGGTGAGCGCGGCGCTGCAGGCCACCGGGCTGACCGCCTGGGCCGGGCGGCGGCTGAGCGGGCGCGGCGGCGGGCCGGCCCGGCTGGTCGTGCTGGCCATGCTGCCCGCCGCCGGGCTGACCGCGCTGATCACCGTCACGGGGGCGGTGGCGGCGCTGCTGCCGCTGGTGGTCATGCTGGCCACCCGGGCCGGACTGCCGCCCTCCCGGCTGGTGCTGCCGCTCGTGTACGCCGGGCACGCCGGGTCGCTGCTGCTGCTGATCGGCTCCCCGATCAACGTGATCGCCTCGGAGGCGGCGGCCGAGAGCGGCGGGCATCCGTTCGGCTTCTTCGACTTCACCGTGGTGGGCCTGCCGGTGCTGGCCGGGACGGTCGGGCTGACGGTGCTGTTCGGGCACCGGCTGCTGCCGCGGCGCACCCCTGGCTGCATCCCGTCCGACCTGAGCCGGCACGCCCGGACCCTGATCGCCCACTACGGGCTGGAGCAGGGCGCGGCGAGCCTGCAGGTGCCGGCCGGCTCCGGGGCCGTCGGGCTGGCCGCCGAGGAGCTGACCGCGGGCGCGCCGGCCGGGCTGGCCGTGGTCGGCGCGCTCACCGCCGACGGGCACGATCCGCGCGGGGACGGGGCCCTGCAGGCCGGCGACATCCTGATCGTCCGCGGGGAGCGCGCCGCGACCGAGGAGTTCGCCGCCGCGTACGGGCTCGGGCACCTGCCCGCGCCGCTGCGCGAGCACCTGGCGGACGTGCTGGTCAACCGGGACAGCGGGCTGGTCGAGGTGGTGGTCAGCCCCCGCTCCACCCTGATCGGGGAGCGGGTCTTCCCCGGGATGGCCACCGCAGACGGGGACTTGGTGATCCTCGCCGTCCACCGCTCGGGGCGGGAGGCCGGCCCCGAACGGGCCGCCCTGCGGGCCGGTGACACCCTGCTGGTGCAGGGCGGCTGGCAGGCGCTGGACCGGGGGCTGGAGCCCGCCGCGGACGTCCTGGTGGTCGACTCCGCCGCCGAGGTCAAGGCGCAGCTGGCACCGCCCGGGGCGCCCGCCCGGCGGGCCCTGGCCGTGCTGGCCGGCATGGTGCTGCTGCTCGCCACCGGCGCCGTGCCCGCCGCCGTGGCGGGCCTGCTGGCGGCGCTCGCCGTGGTGCTGCTGCGGGTGCTGACGCCCGAGCAGGCCTACCAGGGGATCTCCTGGACCACCGTGGTCATCGTCGGCGGGCTGTTCCCGCTGTCGGTCGCGATCCAGCGCTCGGGCGCCGCCGACGACATCGCGCACCTGGTCGTCCGGGCGGCCGGTGGCAACGGCCACCTGCTGCTGCTCGGGGTCTTCCTGCTCACCGCCGTGCTCGGGCAGTTCGTCAGCAACATGGCCACCGCCCTGATCGTGGTGCCGATCGCGGTCTCGGCGGCGCAGGACGCCGGCGTCTCCGTCCAGCCGCTGCTGATGTGCGTGGCGGTGGCCGCGGCGGCCGCCGTCCTGACCCCGGTGGCGACGCCCGCGAACATGATGGTGATGGGCGCGGGCGGCTACCGGTTCGGGGACTACTGGCGGTACGGCCTGCCGGTGCTGGGCTGGTTCCTGGTCGTCACGCTGACGGTGGTGCCGCTGGTCTGGCGGTTCTGA
- a CDS encoding AbgT family transporter, which translates to MSGEAVPAGRTRGQRMLDGIEKIGNKVPHPAMIFIGLCALVIVLSAILAAFDVSVTYDAAEPAPVPVHEVYDGGTDYPSNQVPPVSNYDHPYEIHQETTKIESLLTGDGVRFIFTSATTNFTNFGVVAVILVAMVGVGLAEEAGLIGALIRKLVRVAPPGSLTFIIVLLGILSSIASDAGYLVLIPLGAVAFMSVGRHPLAGLAAAFAGVGAAFGVNVLITPVDGIITEITNEAVALVKPGESINLTANLYFGIASTLFLAVVITVITERMVEPRLGAYTEVPEVEDVTEAEISVEAEGRGLRYALYGLLVVAVAVSLLSFVPGAPLRNPETGSLFDDSPFMDALIFIIMLLFLVAGLCYGAGANTLRGTSAAMEAITKTFAGLGGLIFLLLIIAQFIAYFNYSNMATIAAVKLADVLEGIDVGPLWLLLGLILVTLILDLIIPGVIPKWAILAPVFVPLFLRLGIAPQTVLAAYRIGDSPPNVITPLMVYLPFIVLLTQKYKKKSGVGTVVSLMMPYAILVAVAWVVLFVVWYLIGIPLGPGAPVDA; encoded by the coding sequence ATGAGCGGTGAGGCGGTGCCAGCGGGCCGGACCCGCGGGCAGCGGATGCTGGACGGCATCGAGAAGATCGGCAACAAGGTCCCGCACCCGGCGATGATCTTCATCGGGCTCTGCGCCCTGGTGATCGTGCTCTCGGCGATCCTGGCCGCCTTCGACGTCTCGGTCACCTACGACGCCGCCGAGCCGGCGCCCGTCCCCGTGCACGAGGTGTACGACGGAGGCACCGACTACCCGTCCAACCAGGTGCCGCCGGTCTCGAACTACGACCACCCGTACGAGATCCACCAGGAGACCACGAAGATCGAGAGCCTGCTGACCGGGGACGGCGTCAGGTTCATCTTCACGTCGGCGACCACCAACTTCACCAACTTCGGCGTGGTCGCGGTGATCCTGGTCGCGATGGTCGGGGTGGGCCTCGCCGAGGAGGCCGGCCTGATCGGCGCGCTGATCCGCAAGCTCGTCCGGGTGGCCCCGCCGGGCAGCCTGACCTTCATCATCGTGCTGCTCGGCATCCTGTCCAGCATCGCCTCGGACGCCGGCTACCTGGTGCTGATCCCGCTGGGCGCGGTGGCCTTCATGAGCGTCGGGCGCCATCCGCTGGCGGGCCTGGCCGCCGCCTTCGCGGGCGTCGGCGCGGCATTCGGCGTGAACGTCCTGATCACCCCGGTCGACGGGATCATCACCGAGATCACCAACGAGGCGGTCGCGCTGGTCAAGCCCGGCGAGTCGATCAACCTCACCGCCAACCTCTACTTCGGCATCGCCTCGACGCTGTTCCTCGCCGTCGTCATCACCGTGATCACCGAACGGATGGTCGAACCCCGGCTGGGTGCCTACACCGAGGTGCCGGAGGTCGAGGACGTCACCGAGGCCGAGATCAGCGTCGAGGCGGAGGGCCGCGGCCTGCGGTACGCGCTCTACGGCCTGCTGGTGGTGGCGGTGGCGGTCTCGCTGCTCTCCTTCGTCCCGGGGGCGCCGCTGCGCAACCCGGAGACCGGCAGCCTGTTCGACGACTCGCCGTTCATGGACGCGCTGATCTTCATCATCATGCTGCTGTTCCTGGTCGCCGGCCTCTGCTACGGCGCCGGGGCCAACACGCTGCGGGGCACCAGCGCCGCGATGGAGGCCATCACCAAGACCTTCGCGGGCCTCGGCGGGCTGATCTTCCTGTTGTTGATCATCGCCCAGTTCATCGCCTACTTCAACTACAGCAACATGGCGACGATCGCCGCCGTCAAACTGGCGGACGTCCTGGAGGGCATCGACGTCGGGCCGCTCTGGCTGCTGCTGGGCCTCATCCTGGTCACCCTGATCCTGGACCTGATCATCCCCGGGGTGATCCCCAAGTGGGCGATCCTGGCGCCGGTGTTCGTCCCGCTCTTCCTGCGCCTGGGCATCGCCCCGCAGACCGTGCTGGCGGCCTACCGGATCGGCGACTCGCCCCCGAACGTGATCACCCCGCTGATGGTGTACCTGCCGTTCATCGTCCTGCTCACCCAGAAGTACAAGAAGAAGTCCGGCGTCGGGACCGTGGTGTCGCTGATGATGCCGTACGCGATCCTGGTGGCGGTCGCCTGGGTCGTCCTCTTCGTCGTCTGGTACCTGATCGGCATCCCGCTCGGACCGGGCGCGCCGGTCGACGCCTAG
- a CDS encoding leucyl aminopeptidase family protein: MADLRDRFDPIPSWARPPEVLVAASGGAPGAGGHGLLGVPLPAEGDVPSELGAGREQLAAAGLTGEAGTAGLLAGTGDGPPLVVFGTGAPEALDPTALRDAGAAFAGAAAQEGRLALLLPVGSGVAPAAAAQALVEGVLLARYRFEVLKRSPQAVPVVALTLLVPGPDVAEAERGARRGLLFARATMLARDLANSPPSLLTAAVLAEVASGLAADTGLTAEVFDQAQLVAMGCGGLLGVNAGSADPARMIKLRYTPAGAGPAGDGAARVTLVGKGVMYDSGGISLKPADAVHATMKNDMSGAGAILAAMSVLRELDCPTAVTGYLMCTDNMPSGTATKLGDVLSIRGGTTVEVINTDAEGRLIMADALVLATEEPTDAIVDIATLTGAAMRALGAEIAGVFGNRRPLVEQVLAAARATDEPAWQLPLARRYRAELDSDVADVKNMGGPNGGAIHAALFLEDFVAGAPWAHLDIAGPAQNDRATGWRPKGCTGFGARLLAEFLLGFTPPGRPEPGSGEGGEAARDER; encoded by the coding sequence AGGTGCTGGTGGCCGCGTCCGGAGGTGCGCCGGGCGCGGGCGGTCACGGCCTGCTGGGCGTACCGCTGCCGGCCGAGGGGGACGTACCGTCCGAGCTGGGTGCGGGCCGGGAGCAGCTGGCGGCGGCCGGGCTCACCGGCGAGGCGGGCACGGCGGGGCTGCTGGCCGGCACCGGCGACGGCCCGCCGCTGGTGGTGTTCGGCACCGGCGCGCCGGAGGCGCTGGACCCCACCGCCCTGCGGGACGCCGGAGCGGCGTTCGCCGGGGCGGCCGCCCAGGAGGGCCGGCTGGCGCTGCTGCTGCCGGTGGGATCCGGGGTGGCTCCGGCGGCGGCCGCGCAGGCGCTGGTGGAGGGTGTACTGCTGGCGCGCTACCGCTTCGAGGTGCTGAAGCGCTCGCCGCAGGCCGTCCCGGTGGTGGCGCTGACGCTGCTGGTGCCCGGGCCGGACGTGGCGGAGGCCGAGCGGGGCGCGCGGCGCGGCCTGCTGTTCGCGCGGGCCACCATGCTGGCCCGTGACCTGGCGAACTCGCCGCCGAGCCTGCTGACCGCCGCGGTGCTGGCGGAGGTCGCGAGCGGCCTGGCCGCGGACACCGGCCTGACCGCCGAGGTGTTCGACCAGGCGCAGCTGGTGGCGATGGGCTGCGGCGGTCTGCTGGGGGTCAACGCCGGCAGTGCCGACCCGGCCCGGATGATCAAGCTGCGCTACACCCCGGCGGGCGCGGGCCCGGCCGGCGACGGAGCGGCCCGGGTCACGCTGGTCGGCAAGGGCGTGATGTACGACTCCGGCGGGATCAGTCTCAAGCCCGCCGACGCGGTGCACGCGACGATGAAGAACGACATGTCGGGGGCCGGGGCGATCCTGGCGGCGATGTCGGTGCTCCGGGAGCTGGACTGCCCGACGGCCGTGACCGGGTACCTGATGTGCACGGACAACATGCCCTCGGGCACCGCCACCAAGCTCGGTGACGTGCTGTCGATCCGCGGCGGCACCACGGTCGAGGTGATCAACACGGACGCGGAGGGCCGCCTGATCATGGCGGACGCGCTGGTGCTGGCGACCGAGGAGCCCACCGACGCGATCGTGGACATCGCCACCCTCACCGGCGCCGCGATGCGCGCGCTGGGCGCGGAGATCGCCGGGGTGTTCGGCAACCGCCGGCCGCTGGTGGAACAGGTGCTGGCGGCGGCCCGGGCGACCGACGAGCCGGCCTGGCAGCTGCCGCTGGCCCGGCGGTACCGGGCGGAGCTGGACTCGGACGTGGCCGACGTCAAGAACATGGGCGGTCCGAACGGCGGCGCCATCCATGCCGCGCTGTTCCTGGAGGACTTCGTCGCCGGGGCGCCGTGGGCGCACCTCGACATCGCCGGGCCGGCCCAGAACGACCGTGCGACCGGCTGGCGGCCCAAGGGCTGCACCGGGTTCGGGGCGCGGCTGCTGGCGGAGTTCCTGCTGGGCTTCACCCCGCCCGGGCGCCCCGAGCCGGGCTCCGGCGAGGGCGGAGAGGCGGCCCGCGATGAGCGGTGA